The following DNA comes from Tateyamaria omphalii.
GGGGTCAGAGGCGTTCTTTGCCGAAACAGGCGCCCGGCCCTTTCGCATGAGCTATGAGCGCAACCTCGCGGTCAAACCGCACCGGGTCGTCAACACCATGTGCCGCCATCTGGGCATTGCCCGGCTCAAGACACCGCCCCCCGACAGCACCCACAGCAAGGTCGGCACCGGGCAAAACACTGACTATGCCGCGCGGTTTCGGGACGAATATCCCGACGTCGTCGCCGAGACCGACGCCCTGCGCGCCCCGACACTGGCCCGGCTCGAGGAGTATCGCCCGCCTGCGCAGCGCGACTGATCCCTCCCGGCATGTCCCGCGCCCAGGTCGGCGGTCAGGCGCGCGTCACGTGCTGTGGGCCATGTTGTCCTTGTGGTGGGCGATGCCCTCTTCGATGTCGTCATAGTAGGTCAGCTGCCCGCCCTCGAGCACGGCCGCCGCATCGCACATGCTGCGCACCATGCCCAGACTGTGCGACACCATGATGGCGCCTGCATGCTCCATGCGGGCGTTGAACAGCACCCGGCTGCGGTCGCGAAAGGCCGCGTCGCCCACCGACGTGACCTCGTCCACCAGATAGGTGTCAAAGTCGATGCCCATCGACACGCCAAAGGCCAGCCGCGATTTCATTCCCGAGGAATAGGAAAAGATCGGCAGGTGGAAATGCGGCCCTAACCCGGCGAAATCCTCGACAAAGG
Coding sequences within:
- a CDS encoding ABC transporter ATP-binding protein — encoded protein: MIELRNLTKIFRLKGEQKVVADNLNMTFPKGRSVALLGRNGAGKSTLLKMIAGTLDPTSGEIVSEGTISWPVGFAGSFHLDLTGAQNVRFVARIYGVDTDELVAFVEDFAGLGPHFHLPIFSYSSGMKSRLAFGVSMGIDFDTYLVDEVTSVGDAAFRDRSRVLFNARMEHAGAIMVSHSLGMVRSMCDAAAVLEGGQLTYYDDIEEGIAHHKDNMAHST